The proteins below come from a single Papaver somniferum cultivar HN1 chromosome 11, ASM357369v1, whole genome shotgun sequence genomic window:
- the LOC113325397 gene encoding protein UPSTREAM OF FLC-like isoform X2 produces the protein MAVPSRGVRKTTETVIHNNSIQVVPYNNNKKKVVIDRDHLHHYHHQTITSPERTMVWIEPKSKPKMEIIRKVPVVYYLSKDGHLEHPHFIEVPLSSNDGLYLNDVINRLNSLRGKGMASMYSWSSKRSYKNGFVWHDLCENDFIYPAHGQEYVLKGSEFLETFSSFRSQNQEVMIPEKLAETQHYHHKSVGESNNEFPVVVVQTQRSRNQSWSSIDDNHNLNHLHEYKVYKTESSSTGEYSGKASDAATQTQTDHEKRRIRSSRRLIREEEDDADDEPNHEQTTELSRDEISPPPSSSSPETLESLIKADVRIKSNIISEPSSSLSSSDIRNLTGNNHPSGRVKASAVLKQLISCGSFTVKDGGGPEGESSNQGFSFIQHYRARLPHESSYHGAGIDLENPSCYSEMGLEDKEYFSGSLVEMKKDDYTTTTSSLTRSSSYNADR, from the exons atggctgttccatcAAGAGGAGTAAGGAAAACAACAGAAACAGTAATTCATAATAATAGTATTCAAGTAGTTCCTtacaataataataagaagaaagttGTTATAGATAGAGatcatcttcatcattatcatcatcaaacaaTTACTAGTCCTGAAAGAACAATGGTTTGGATTGAACCTAAATCTAAACCGAAAATGGAAATTATTAGAAAAGTTCCTGTTGTTTATTATCTCTCCAAAGATGGTCATTTAGAACATCCTCATTTTATTGAAGTTCCACTTTCCTCTAATGATGGCCTTTATCTCAACG ATGTGATCAATCGATTAAACTCTTTACGAGGAAAAGGAATGGCAAGCATGTATTCATGGTCTTCTAAaag GAGTTACAAGAACGGATTCGTATGGCATGATTTATGTGAAAACGATTTCATATATCCAGCACATGGACAAGAATACGTGCTAAAAGGATCAGAATTTCTTGAAACTTTTTCAAGTTTCAGATCTCAGAATCAAGAAGTAATGATTCCAGAAAAACTAGCTGAAACTCAACATTATCATCATAAATCAGTAGGTGAAAGTAACAATGAGTTTCCAGTTGTAGTTGTTCAGACCCAGAGATCAAGAAATCAATCATGGAGTTCAATAGATGATAATCATAATCTTAATCATCTCCATGAATACAAAGTTTATAAAACCGAATCATCTTCAACTGGTGAGTATTCTGGTAAAGCTTCTGATGCTGCTACACAGACTCAAACTGATCATGAAAAGAGACGAATTAGATCATCAAGAAGgttaatcagagaagaagaagatgatgctgACGATGAACCAAATCATGAACAAACGACTGAGTTGAGTAGAGATGAGAtttcaccaccaccttcttcatcaAGTCCTGAAACCCTAGAATCACTGATCAAAGCTGATGTTCGTATCAAAAGTAACATCATCAGTGAACCATCGTCATCATTATCATCCTCTGATATAAGGAATCTAACGGGTAATAATCATCCAAGTGGACGAGTTAAAGCATCTGCTGTTTTGAAACAGTTGATCTCTTGCGGATCATTTACTGTGAAAGATGGTGGTGGGCCAGAAGGAGAATCGTCAAATCAAGGGTTCTCGTTCATTCAACATTACAGAGCTAGATTACCACATGAATCATCTTATCATGGGGCTGGTATCGATTTAGAAAACCCTAGTTGTTATTCTGAAATGGGGTTAGAAGATAAAGAGTATTTCAGTGGAAGCCTAGTCGAGATGAAAAAAGATGATTACACTACTACTACCAGTAGTCTTACAAGATCATCTTCTTACAATGCTGATAGGTAa
- the LOC113325397 gene encoding protein UPSTREAM OF FLC-like isoform X1 has translation MAVPSRGVRKTTETVIHNNSIQVVPYNNNKKKVVIDRDHLHHYHHQTITSPERTMVWIEPKSKPKMEIIRKVPVVYYLSKDGHLEHPHFIEVPLSSNDGLYLNDVINRLNSLRGKGMASMYSWSSKRSYKNGFVWHDLCENDFIYPAHGQEYVLKGSEFLETFSSFRSQNQEVMIPEKLAETQHYHHKSVGESNNEFPVVVVQTQRSRNQSWSSIDDNHNLNHLHEYKVYKTESSSTGEYSGKASDAATQTQTDHEKRRIRSSRRLIREEEDDADDEPNHEQTTELSRDEISPPPSSSSPETLESLIKADVRIKSNIISEPSSSLSSSDIRNLTGNNHPSGRVKASAVLKQLISCGSFTVKDGGGPEGESSNQGFSFIQHYRARLPHESSYHGAGIDLENPSCYSEMGLEDKEYFSGSLVEMKKDDYTTTTSSLTRSSSYNADRSSKLEIEKKETRGVGEDEYIQKRKPKTTSTKKESNYNMNNISRTPLHGSKRHSHEPIR, from the exons atggctgttccatcAAGAGGAGTAAGGAAAACAACAGAAACAGTAATTCATAATAATAGTATTCAAGTAGTTCCTtacaataataataagaagaaagttGTTATAGATAGAGatcatcttcatcattatcatcatcaaacaaTTACTAGTCCTGAAAGAACAATGGTTTGGATTGAACCTAAATCTAAACCGAAAATGGAAATTATTAGAAAAGTTCCTGTTGTTTATTATCTCTCCAAAGATGGTCATTTAGAACATCCTCATTTTATTGAAGTTCCACTTTCCTCTAATGATGGCCTTTATCTCAACG ATGTGATCAATCGATTAAACTCTTTACGAGGAAAAGGAATGGCAAGCATGTATTCATGGTCTTCTAAaag GAGTTACAAGAACGGATTCGTATGGCATGATTTATGTGAAAACGATTTCATATATCCAGCACATGGACAAGAATACGTGCTAAAAGGATCAGAATTTCTTGAAACTTTTTCAAGTTTCAGATCTCAGAATCAAGAAGTAATGATTCCAGAAAAACTAGCTGAAACTCAACATTATCATCATAAATCAGTAGGTGAAAGTAACAATGAGTTTCCAGTTGTAGTTGTTCAGACCCAGAGATCAAGAAATCAATCATGGAGTTCAATAGATGATAATCATAATCTTAATCATCTCCATGAATACAAAGTTTATAAAACCGAATCATCTTCAACTGGTGAGTATTCTGGTAAAGCTTCTGATGCTGCTACACAGACTCAAACTGATCATGAAAAGAGACGAATTAGATCATCAAGAAGgttaatcagagaagaagaagatgatgctgACGATGAACCAAATCATGAACAAACGACTGAGTTGAGTAGAGATGAGAtttcaccaccaccttcttcatcaAGTCCTGAAACCCTAGAATCACTGATCAAAGCTGATGTTCGTATCAAAAGTAACATCATCAGTGAACCATCGTCATCATTATCATCCTCTGATATAAGGAATCTAACGGGTAATAATCATCCAAGTGGACGAGTTAAAGCATCTGCTGTTTTGAAACAGTTGATCTCTTGCGGATCATTTACTGTGAAAGATGGTGGTGGGCCAGAAGGAGAATCGTCAAATCAAGGGTTCTCGTTCATTCAACATTACAGAGCTAGATTACCACATGAATCATCTTATCATGGGGCTGGTATCGATTTAGAAAACCCTAGTTGTTATTCTGAAATGGGGTTAGAAGATAAAGAGTATTTCAGTGGAAGCCTAGTCGAGATGAAAAAAGATGATTACACTACTACTACCAGTAGTCTTACAAGATCATCTTCTTACAATGCTGATAG AAGTTCAAAGCTAGAAATTGAGAAGAAGGAAACGAGAGGAGTAGGAGAGGATGAATACATACAGAAGAGGAAACCAAAGACTACATCAACAAAGAAAGAAAGCAACTACAACATGAACAACATCTCAAGAACACCATTACATGGAAGCAAGAGGCATAGTCATGAACCCATCAGATAA